In Streptomyces sp. TS71-3, the following proteins share a genomic window:
- a CDS encoding cupin domain-containing protein, whose amino-acid sequence MTTESGRPAAAQAPAPAAQAPAPSSLPVLLSTALTTFDDLWSPRIVTRVNDYDVRIAKVEGEHVWHVHDSTDEFFLVLDGELAIALREESGERTVTLPKGAVFTVPRGTEHKPLAPGGASILLLEPTGTSTVGDRHDPVPAHVDATTGHALDER is encoded by the coding sequence ATGACCACCGAATCCGGCCGGCCGGCCGCCGCGCAGGCCCCCGCCCCCGCCGCGCAGGCCCCCGCCCCCTCCTCCCTCCCCGTCCTGCTCTCCACCGCGCTGACCACGTTCGACGACCTCTGGAGCCCGCGGATCGTCACCCGCGTCAACGACTACGACGTCCGGATCGCCAAGGTCGAGGGCGAGCACGTGTGGCACGTGCACGACTCCACCGACGAGTTCTTCCTGGTCCTGGACGGCGAGCTGGCCATCGCCCTGCGCGAGGAGTCCGGCGAGCGCACGGTCACCCTCCCCAAGGGCGCCGTGTTCACCGTCCCGCGCGGCACCGAGCACAAGCCCCTCGCGCCCGGCGGCGCCTCGATCCTGCTGCTGGAGCCCACCGGCACCTCGACGGTCGGCGACCGCCACGACCCCGTTCCCGCCCATGTGGACGCCACCACGGGCCACGCCCTGGACGAGCGCTAG
- a CDS encoding NHL domain-containing thioredoxin family protein has translation MSHSASAADSASAPAPRRARVRAPELVGKGGWLNTGGKELKLADFRGRTLILDFWTFCCINCLHVLDELRELEEKHRDTVVIVGVHSPKFVHEAEHQAVVDAVERYGVEHPVLDDPELATWKQYAVRAWPTLVVIDPEGYVVAQHAGEGHAHAIERLVAELEEEHDAKGTLRRGDGPYVAPEPVATHLRFPGKALLLPSGNLLVSDTTRHQLVELADDGESVVRRIGTGHRGFLDGSADGAAFNEPQGLALLDEGTVVVADTVNHALRALDLATGAVTTLAGTGRQWMQGSPTSGPACEVALSSPWDVALFGGKVWIAMAGVHQLWTYDPADRTVAVAAGTTNEGLVDGPGAEAWFAQPSGLAAAGDRLWLADSETSALRWVDADGAVHTAVGTGLFDFGHRDGPAGQALFQHPLGVTALPDGSVAVSDTYNHALRRYDPATGEVSTLATDLREPSGAVVDGGEIVVVESARHRLTRLRLPDEAVRVTPVAHRTQRAATEVAPGDLRLDVIFQAPAGQKLDERYGPATRLLVSSTPPELLLDGAGPDSALTRALALNPDVTEGVLHISAMAASCDDSPDTEFPACHVHQQDWGVPVRVAAGGAARLPLVLAGMDAVEE, from the coding sequence ATGAGCCACTCCGCCTCCGCCGCAGACTCCGCCTCCGCCCCCGCCCCCCGGCGCGCCCGCGTGAGGGCGCCCGAGCTGGTCGGCAAGGGCGGCTGGCTGAACACCGGTGGCAAGGAGCTGAAGCTGGCCGACTTCCGAGGCCGCACATTGATCTTGGATTTTTGGACGTTCTGCTGCATCAACTGCCTCCACGTCCTCGACGAGCTCCGCGAGCTGGAGGAGAAGCACCGGGACACGGTGGTGATCGTCGGCGTGCACTCGCCGAAGTTCGTGCACGAGGCGGAGCACCAGGCCGTGGTGGACGCGGTGGAGCGGTACGGCGTGGAGCACCCGGTGCTCGACGATCCGGAGCTCGCGACCTGGAAGCAGTACGCCGTGCGGGCCTGGCCGACGCTCGTCGTGATCGACCCCGAGGGCTACGTGGTCGCCCAGCACGCCGGCGAGGGGCACGCGCACGCCATCGAGCGGCTGGTGGCGGAGCTGGAGGAGGAGCACGACGCCAAGGGGACGCTGCGGCGTGGCGACGGCCCCTATGTGGCGCCCGAGCCGGTGGCCACGCACCTCCGGTTCCCCGGCAAGGCGCTGCTGCTGCCGTCGGGGAATCTGCTGGTGTCGGACACCACCCGGCACCAGCTCGTGGAGCTCGCCGACGACGGTGAGAGCGTGGTGCGGCGGATCGGCACCGGCCACCGCGGGTTCCTGGACGGGTCGGCCGACGGTGCGGCCTTCAACGAGCCGCAGGGCCTCGCGCTGCTCGACGAGGGGACGGTCGTCGTCGCCGACACCGTGAACCACGCGCTGCGCGCGCTCGACCTCGCCACCGGCGCCGTCACCACCCTCGCGGGCACCGGCCGGCAGTGGATGCAGGGCTCGCCCACCAGCGGCCCGGCGTGCGAGGTGGCGCTCTCCTCGCCGTGGGACGTCGCCCTCTTCGGCGGCAAGGTGTGGATCGCCATGGCCGGCGTCCACCAGCTCTGGACGTACGACCCGGCGGACCGCACCGTGGCCGTCGCCGCCGGCACCACGAACGAGGGGCTCGTCGACGGGCCCGGCGCCGAGGCCTGGTTCGCGCAGCCCTCGGGGCTCGCGGCGGCCGGGGACCGGCTCTGGCTGGCCGACTCCGAGACCTCGGCGCTGCGCTGGGTGGACGCGGACGGCGCCGTGCACACCGCCGTCGGCACCGGCCTCTTCGACTTCGGGCACCGCGACGGGCCCGCCGGCCAGGCGCTGTTCCAGCACCCGCTGGGCGTGACCGCCCTGCCGGACGGCTCGGTCGCCGTCAGCGACACGTACAACCACGCCCTGCGCCGCTACGACCCGGCCACCGGCGAGGTCAGCACGCTCGCGACCGACCTGCGGGAGCCCTCCGGCGCCGTGGTCGACGGCGGCGAGATCGTGGTCGTGGAGTCGGCCCGGCACCGGCTGACCCGGCTCCGGCTGCCGGACGAGGCCGTGCGCGTCACGCCCGTCGCGCACCGCACGCAGCGCGCCGCGACCGAGGTGGCCCCCGGCGACCTCCGGCTCGACGTGATCTTCCAGGCCCCGGCGGGCCAGAAGCTGGACGAGCGCTACGGCCCGGCGACCCGCCTGCTGGTCTCCTCGACCCCGCCCGAGCTGCTGCTCGACGGCGCCGGTCCGGACAGCGCCCTGACCCGGGCCCTCGCGCTCAACCCCGACGTCACGGAAGGCGTCCTGCACATCTCCGCGATGGCCGCGTCCTGCGACGACTCCCCCGACACGGAGTTCCCCGCCTGCCATGTCCACCAGCAGGACTGGGGCGTTCCGGTGCGCGTGGCCGCGGGTGGAGCGGCGCGGTTGCCGCTGGTGCTGGCGGGCATGGACGCGGTCGAGGAGTAG
- a CDS encoding polyprenyl synthetase family protein, translating into MTDRAAPGLDRPDPSRDHRETTEPTPAPAPWHPAPDRPDPADPGHWSTAVFRARIDAVLRDFLGGEADRLAAVDDDLAPVAERLRGAAGHGKRLRSAFCYWGWRAAGQPDNDALVRAAAAMELVHAAAIVHDDLIDDSPLRHGQPTVHLAFEKDLHGRPRARAAARSLAMLVGDHLMALAGHLFATSGLPAAYLARARGLWGDLARDLIAGECLEILRTGGRPDTEASLQVIRYKTAKYTVEQPLLMGALLGGAGPTLRECLSAYGLPLGEAFQLRDDLLGLFGDPERTGKAGLDDLSAQRPTALLAETWKAADAAQREELGRLLGRSDLEEAHLHRVRYLMLRLKAPERIEHMIRTRVEEATRALDDADVPAPARRTLADLALRATARSN; encoded by the coding sequence ATGACTGACCGGGCGGCCCCGGGGCTCGACCGCCCGGACCCGTCACGCGACCACCGCGAAACCACAGAACCCACACCCGCCCCCGCCCCCTGGCATCCGGCCCCCGACCGCCCGGACCCCGCCGACCCCGGCCACTGGAGTACCGCCGTCTTCCGAGCCCGCATCGACGCCGTCCTGCGGGACTTCCTGGGCGGCGAGGCGGACCGGCTCGCCGCCGTCGACGACGACCTCGCACCCGTGGCCGAGCGGCTGCGGGGCGCCGCGGGCCACGGCAAGCGGCTGCGGTCGGCCTTCTGCTACTGGGGCTGGCGGGCGGCCGGGCAACCCGACAACGACGCCCTCGTGCGCGCCGCGGCCGCCATGGAACTCGTGCACGCCGCGGCGATCGTCCACGACGACCTCATCGACGACAGCCCGCTGCGGCACGGGCAGCCCACCGTCCACCTCGCCTTCGAGAAGGACCTGCACGGACGCCCCCGGGCCCGCGCCGCCGCCAGGTCCCTGGCGATGCTGGTCGGCGACCACCTGATGGCGCTCGCCGGCCACCTCTTCGCCACGAGCGGCCTGCCCGCCGCCTACCTCGCGCGGGCCCGGGGCCTGTGGGGCGACCTCGCCCGCGACCTGATCGCCGGCGAGTGCCTGGAGATCCTGCGCACCGGCGGCCGCCCGGACACCGAGGCGTCCTTGCAGGTCATCCGCTACAAGACCGCCAAGTACACCGTCGAGCAACCGCTCCTCATGGGCGCCCTGCTCGGCGGCGCCGGGCCCACCCTGCGGGAGTGCCTGTCCGCCTACGGACTGCCCCTGGGCGAGGCCTTCCAGCTCCGGGACGACCTGCTCGGACTGTTCGGCGACCCCGAGCGGACGGGCAAGGCCGGACTGGACGACCTGTCCGCCCAGCGGCCCACCGCCCTGCTCGCCGAGACCTGGAAGGCCGCCGACGCCGCACAGCGCGAAGAACTCGGCCGGCTGCTCGGGCGGAGCGACCTGGAGGAGGCCCACCTGCACCGGGTGCGCTACCTGATGCTCCGGCTGAAGGCGCCGGAACGGATCGAGCACATGATCCGCACCCGCGTGGAAGAGGCCACGCGCGCGTTGGACGACGCCGACGTCCCCGCCCCGGCCCGGCGGACCCTGGCCGACCTCGCCCTCCGTGCCACCGCCCGCAGCAACTGA
- a CDS encoding oxygenase MpaB family protein, with protein sequence MPRTDTPTDDLRLSGDELADSVVATLFERGEVGTFNTLMRFVTTAGQDLPEGLPDVAREYLRETSAPPSWVDWNEMEKARLFFIDNNVHISTALSFASMPACYLVPHVAKLLSATHGLSYPSRRMAETGQFTVHLMQPDAFEAGGRFLPAAQKVRLLHAAIRHHLIREDRWDTAALGVPICQEDMIGGQMFFSILVLDSLHRLGIHMTTDGAESYYYAWRVVGAILGVDQDAVPRTLAEARRFLDLYMLRHMGPSDEGAHLTRQLIDLYEEVVPGTFFDPIVSALIRHLVGDTCADWLRVPRTAWDTVVKAVPRLLGVLETIEDRSPLGAWALDRLGHLTTVLELSSLTRGRVMHYAIPEELKKDYGVTNTVPRAKRWTPPPATVS encoded by the coding sequence ATGCCCCGCACCGACACACCGACGGACGACCTGCGGCTGAGCGGCGACGAGCTGGCCGACTCCGTGGTCGCCACCCTCTTCGAACGCGGCGAGGTCGGCACGTTCAACACGCTCATGCGCTTCGTGACCACCGCGGGGCAGGACCTCCCCGAGGGCCTGCCCGACGTGGCGCGCGAGTACCTCCGCGAGACCAGCGCGCCGCCGTCCTGGGTGGACTGGAACGAGATGGAGAAGGCCCGGCTGTTCTTCATCGACAACAACGTGCACATCTCCACCGCGCTGTCGTTCGCGTCGATGCCCGCCTGCTACCTCGTCCCGCACGTGGCGAAGCTGCTGTCGGCGACCCACGGCCTCAGCTACCCCTCCAGGCGGATGGCGGAGACCGGCCAGTTCACCGTCCACCTCATGCAGCCCGACGCGTTCGAGGCCGGCGGACGCTTCCTGCCGGCCGCGCAGAAGGTGCGCCTGCTGCACGCCGCCATCCGCCACCACCTGATCCGGGAGGACCGCTGGGACACCGCGGCGCTCGGCGTGCCGATCTGCCAGGAGGACATGATCGGCGGGCAGATGTTCTTCTCGATCCTCGTCCTGGACAGCCTGCACCGCCTCGGCATCCACATGACCACCGACGGGGCGGAGTCCTACTACTACGCCTGGCGCGTGGTCGGCGCCATCCTCGGCGTCGACCAGGACGCCGTCCCCAGGACGCTCGCGGAGGCCCGCCGCTTCCTCGACCTCTACATGCTCCGCCACATGGGCCCCTCCGACGAGGGCGCGCACCTCACCAGGCAGCTCATCGACCTGTACGAGGAGGTGGTCCCCGGCACCTTCTTCGACCCGATCGTCTCCGCCCTGATCCGCCACCTCGTCGGCGACACCTGCGCGGACTGGCTCCGCGTCCCCCGCACCGCCTGGGACACGGTGGTCAAGGCCGTCCCCCGCCTGCTCGGCGTCCTGGAGACGATCGAGGACCGCTCCCCGCTGGGCGCCTGGGCCCTGGACCGCCTCGGCCACCTCACCACGGTCCTCGAACTGTCCTCCCTCACCCGCGGCCGCGTCATGCACTACGCCATCCCGGAGGAGCTGAAGAAGGACTACGGCGTGACGAACACGGTCCCGCGCGCGAAGCGCTGGACGCCGCCGCCGGCGACGGTTTCCTGA
- a CDS encoding polyprenyl synthetase, with product MTHATDGDRGLDERVVLVAAGLADLAVSTAGSAVGTLRGLLRRSDTADLARDAELDLQARGRLALDRCGSRPPAHLEVLARHKLRQAGDGADD from the coding sequence ATGACGCATGCGACCGATGGAGACCGGGGCCTCGACGAGCGGGTGGTGCTGGTGGCCGCGGGCCTCGCCGATCTGGCCGTGAGCACGGCCGGCTCGGCGGTGGGCACCCTGCGCGGGCTGCTGCGCCGCTCGGACACGGCCGACCTGGCACGCGACGCCGAGCTGGACCTTCAGGCGCGGGGCCGCCTCGCGCTGGACCGCTGCGGGAGCCGGCCGCCCGCCCACCTGGAGGTGCTCGCCCGGCACAAGCTGCGCCAGGCCGGCGACGGCGCCGATGACTGA
- a CDS encoding GlxA family transcriptional regulator, with the protein MPQDFSHAGAGTDPGTEARGTAGATATAPGTPATPGTPHRVVVLVDDNSNPFELGCATEVFGLRRPELGRPLYDFRLCATEPTVRMRDGFFALTGVAGLEATEDADTVIVPNRPDTDTPRTPEVLAAIRRAGARGARLVGFCSGAFTLAEAGLLDGRRAACHWMWADSFRARFPRVRLEPDVLFVDDGDILTASGSASALDLGLHLVRRDHGAEIANAVSRRLVFAAHRDGGQRQFVERPMPQIADESLAPLLAWAQERIGDPLTVAGLAERAAVSTATLHRRFRAQLGTTPLAWLTGERVRYACRLIERGEDRLDTVARLSGLGTAANLRERLRRETGLSPSAYRRRFGQAAGERVTV; encoded by the coding sequence ATGCCGCAAGATTTCTCGCACGCAGGTGCCGGCACGGACCCGGGGACGGAAGCCCGCGGCACCGCCGGAGCCACCGCAACCGCCCCCGGCACCCCCGCCACCCCCGGCACCCCGCACCGCGTCGTCGTGCTCGTCGACGACAACTCCAACCCCTTCGAGCTGGGCTGCGCCACGGAGGTCTTCGGCCTGCGCAGGCCGGAGCTGGGCCGGCCGCTGTACGACTTCCGGCTCTGCGCGACCGAGCCCACCGTCCGGATGCGGGACGGCTTCTTCGCGCTCACCGGCGTCGCGGGCCTGGAGGCCACCGAGGACGCGGACACCGTGATCGTGCCGAACCGCCCGGACACCGACACCCCCCGCACCCCCGAGGTGCTGGCCGCGATCCGCCGCGCGGGCGCCCGCGGGGCGCGGCTGGTCGGGTTCTGCAGCGGCGCGTTCACGCTCGCCGAGGCGGGCCTGCTGGACGGGCGCAGGGCCGCGTGCCACTGGATGTGGGCGGACTCGTTCCGCGCCCGTTTCCCGCGGGTGCGTCTCGAACCGGACGTCCTCTTCGTCGACGACGGCGACATCCTCACCGCGTCCGGCAGCGCCTCCGCGCTCGACCTCGGGCTGCACCTGGTGCGCCGGGACCACGGCGCCGAGATCGCGAACGCGGTCAGCAGGCGGCTGGTGTTCGCCGCGCACCGGGACGGCGGCCAGCGGCAGTTCGTGGAGCGGCCGATGCCACAGATCGCCGACGAGTCCCTCGCCCCGCTGCTGGCGTGGGCCCAGGAGCGCATCGGGGACCCGCTGACCGTGGCGGGCCTCGCCGAGCGCGCCGCCGTGAGCACCGCCACCCTGCACCGCCGCTTCCGCGCCCAGCTCGGCACCACCCCGCTGGCCTGGCTGACCGGCGAGCGCGTCCGCTACGCCTGCCGCCTCATCGAGCGCGGCGAGGACCGGCTCGATACCGTGGCCCGGCTGAGCGGCCTGGGCACCGCGGCCAATCTGAGGGAGCGGCTGCGCAGGGAGACGGGGCTCAGCCCGTCGGCATACCGCCGGCGTTTCGGACAGGCGGCAGGGGAACGGGTAACGGTATGA
- a CDS encoding LURP-one-related/scramblase family protein translates to MKFQVRDRIFGIGEDYWIEDEHGSKVFLVDGKALRLRDTFELKDRQGNVLIVIKKKMFSLRDTMVIEDGNGKLATVRRKHLSLLRNHYRVELTDGSELDVSGKILDREFVIDHDDNMVAHISRHWLHVRETYGVEIVREDADPALMIAVTVCVIHLAEEQHDD, encoded by the coding sequence ATGAAATTCCAGGTGCGGGACCGGATCTTCGGGATCGGCGAGGACTACTGGATCGAGGACGAGCACGGCTCCAAGGTCTTCCTCGTCGACGGCAAGGCACTGCGCCTGCGGGACACCTTCGAGCTGAAGGACCGGCAGGGCAACGTACTGATCGTCATCAAGAAGAAGATGTTCTCGCTGCGCGACACGATGGTCATCGAGGACGGGAACGGCAAGCTCGCCACGGTACGGCGCAAGCACCTCTCGCTGCTGCGCAACCACTACCGCGTGGAGCTGACGGACGGTTCCGAACTGGACGTCAGCGGCAAGATCCTGGACCGCGAGTTCGTCATCGACCACGACGACAACATGGTCGCCCACATCTCCCGCCACTGGCTCCACGTCCGCGAGACGTACGGCGTGGAGATCGTGCGCGAAGACGCGGACCCGGCGCTCATGATCGCGGTCACCGTGTGCGTGATCCACCTGGCCGAGGAGCAGCACGACGACTGA